tcaacaggaggtggaggccatcaatCAGTCTGCTCATAAAACAATGGAGCACAGTGAGAAGATCTTTACTGAGCTGATCCATGtgatccagaaaagaagctctgatgtgaagcagcagatcagatcccagctggaaactgaagtgagtcgagtcaaagagcttcaggagaagctggagcaggagatcactgagctgaagaggaaagacgctgagctgaagcagctctcacacacagaggatcacatccagtttctacacaactacccctcactgtcagcactcagtgagtctacacactcatccagcatcaatatCCGTCCTCTGAGAtactttgaggatgtgacagcagctgtgtcagagctcagagagaagctacaggacatcctgagagaggaacggacaaacatctcactgacagtcactgaagtggatgttttactgtcaccaccagagccaaagaccagagctggattcttaaaatattcacaggaaatcacactggatccaaacacagcacacacatgGCTGTTATTATCAGAGGGGAGAAGAAAAGTAACACAAATGAATCAACAACAGTCTTATTCTGATCATCCACACAGATTCACTAACAGGTTTCAGGTCCTGAgtagagagagtctgactggacgttgttactgggaggtggagtggagaggagTTTATGTAGCAGTCGCATACAAGAatatcagcagagcagggaaTGAATGTTGTTTTGGACATAATGACAAATCTTGGGCATTAAAGTGTCACAAcaacctttttacatttttgtacaaCAAGATCCGAACTCCTGTCTCAGGTCCTCGGTcctccagagtaggagtgtacctggatcacagagcaggtattctgtccttctacagcgtctctgaaaccatgactctgctccacagagtccagaccacattcactcagccgctCTATGCTGGACTTTGTCTTTATTATGATTTTGGAAACTCTGCTGAGTTGATTAAGCTGAAATAGACTGAAGTCTTTCATATTGTTGTGGGTTTAAATCTGTATCtcagtttttcttcctcttcatggGCCTTAACAGAGAAATCAGCAGACCTTCCTTTATCACACAGATTTTGTTCTCATCACTTTGTACATTTGTACAGAAATctataattacatttacatttatctgTTTGGCAGATTTTCTTTCAGAATCCAGAAACAAGAATCTATAATCATGATTTTAATGATTACGAGGAATTCGATCATTGATTGTGTTGAATTTTTAATGTGTGAACAAACTGAAGGTTATTCTAATAAATCAAAGTTTGAACAAagtcttttcttctgtcttcattCCAGGATCTCACTcagatctgaaaatgtgaaactAATCTGAGAGAATAACTGAAGCAGTTTTCCTCCTGAAACACcacaaaggtcagagttcatgtttaGAGCAGAACAACATTCATCAGTCACTCTGTGACCTTTCAAAAAATTCATTCAAACAGCTTCATTAGAGAGAATTGACTCaagttttctttcacttttttaaatccACTCACCCAATAAAGaagttttgttacacaaactggaaaaaatgtCAATAATTTAACAGGTTATTTTGGGTTTgaaggattttttaaaataaatgttttgaaaaaaaaaacacgcattttgattaatttttgaTTGATAATTGTATTCATATCTTCATCTTGTGCTATAGTGTCAGAGTGGTCatcaaagcatttcactgctagtTGTACCTGTATGATGATGCATGTGACAATAAactttaatttgatttgattgaacacctttgggatgaattagagcagagactgtgagccagagcTTCATCAGactctgacctcacaaatgtgttactggaagaacggtcaaaaattcccataaacactcctaaagcttgtggaaagacttccctgaagagatgaagctgttatagctgcagcaGGTGGGCAACGTGTCATTAAAggctgtggattaagaatgggatgttactcaggttcatgtgtgtgtgaaggcataCAAGCGAATACTTCTGGCAGTACAGTGTGTGCCTCACAATTGCAAAGAAACATATAGTATTTGACACTTTTGACCTCTTTACCGTCCACTGAGACTGCAGGGTCAAACTGACCTGAACAGGATCTCTGTAATATAAAGATGCAGCTGGGGTAAATATGTGAAATGAGCACAGACAGCACAGACCACTCCAGCCCAGGGAGAGACCCCACCAGGAGCCAGGTGACCCCAAAGCAACGTACCCCACACCCCGAGCCCCACAGAGGAGACCAGCCACCCAGTCAGGGCCAGCACCCACTATTGCAGCCACGACAGGCCCCAAAGCAGCACCCACCAAAGCCCATCATGAATACATTAATGTAGTTCTGGAAGGTCAGAGGGCAGCATCCACTCTGGATGCAGGTTTAGCTCtatttcttttgattttagaattattttaatgatttattaattgttttttaCTTTAAGGTCTGTGTGCACCTTTAGTTTTTTTAACCTAATTTGTTTTGATGTCTGATTTTTGATGCAGCAGTTGCCTGATCCAGGATTATTTTCTCCCATGGGAGACAAAAACATTATCTGAAGttcaacagcagctttttcagaCACCAGTATTGTAGAAggctcatttttaatttcatgcatTCTGTCGCCATCTGCTGGTGGTGCAGTTTATGACAACTGTTAATGCGCGTTTGTTCCTCCTCTGTCTTCAGTCTGTTTCATTATGAATGAGGGAATTGTTTGCAGCAGtaataaagacaataaaatacatcaaacataaataaaaatgggttttgtgTTTCAATCAGAAAAATTCAACTGTCTCCCCAAATAACATCAGACAATTCTACAATTCTACAAAGTGTTGTTTTAATTCCTCTGTTTCCCACCGTCATACATCCTGAATTAACACTAAATATTGTTACTGGATGTAAATGACAACAGACAAAAGCACTCAGTTTGTTCTACATGTATCCTGCAAACATGGAGGCTGAAAATagactttgtttgttttgttgtttctttctgtttataGATGATCTATATTTAAAGATGACAGGGAGATTTGTTGATAGCTTCAATAAGATGCTGATAAGTTGATGAGACATGAAGCAGGATGTCACAAACGTGGAACAATATCAGATGTTTCAGAGGGAACTTCTTAAACACTGCTTACAACTACATTACAGTGAACTACTAACATGTTATATCAGATAAATGTGAGCATTGCTATAAACGCCATAGAGGTGGATTAATACCCACTGGGATAAGGAGGGCAGGAGTGGAAGCTACAGCTGCCCACAGTGCAGGAAGACCTTTGCAGTGAGGCCTGACCTGGAGGAGAACAGCATGTTAGCAGAGCTGGTGgaagagctgaagaagactggaaaTAATGTGGGAATGAACTGGGACAGATGGGAAGAGCTGGGGAAGAGGAGACAAAACGTCCAGCGGAGAATCGAGAACAGACAAAGAGACGTGAAGGTGCTCAAACTGGAGGTGGAGAAAATCCATCGCACTGCTGATAAAGCGGTGAAGGAGAGCGGGAGGATTTTTGATGAAGCCGTCCAGCTGATCCAGAACAGAAGCTctgctgtgaagcagcagatcagatcccagcaggaagaggaagtgaggCGAGtcagagagcttcaggagaagctggagcaggagatcagtgagctgaagaggaaagacgctgagctggagcagctctcacacacacagcatcacagCCAGTTTGAGCATCACTGTCCCTCATTCACACATGAACCTACAGAGTTACCCACAACCAAAATGCGTCCTCTGAGCTACTTTGAGgaggtgacagcagctgtgtcagagctCAGGCTGAAACTGCAGCACATCCTCAGAGACACCTGGGTGGATGTTTCAGCAGCGCACGTGGAGACGGTTGATGTAAACCCACAAGTAGAGCCAAAGACCAGGGCTGATTTCCTGCAGCATTCCTGCCAAATCACGCTGGATCCCAACACAGTAAACACACAGCTGTCGTTATCAGAGGGGAACAGAAGAGCCACATTAATGAGAGAGGAGCAGTCTTACCCTGATCACCCGCACAGATTCATCAGGTGGCGGCAGGTCCTGAGTAAAGAGAGTCTGAGTGGGCGTcattactgggaggtggagtggagcaGGAAGAGAGTCACAGTGGCGCTGGCATACAAAGATATCAGCAGAGAGGGCTCCATGAACGAGTGCGCATTTGGATTCAACCACAAGTCCTGGGCACTGGagtgtaacagcagcagcagctacaaGTTCATCCATAACTGCGTGAAAACAGGTGTCTCGGGCCCGTGGACCTCCCGACTCggagtgtacctggatcacagTGCAGGCGTCCTGGCTTTCTACAGCGtctctgaaaccatgactctcctccacagagtccagactgCATTCACTCAGCTGCTCTATGCTGGACTTTGGTTTAGTGGATATAATGGAGCCACTGCAGAGTTCTGGGAGCTGGGAGCATAAATGAGACAACCTGGAAGATGTTTGTCctcattttttcatttcagcAAGAACAACTGTGATGATGCAAGACTGTCTTGTTATGGCAAGGATCTAGAGACACTTTTCAGTTGTGTTCAAGGACATCAGTGACTTTTTATTTCAcccatcctcctcttcttcatcatcatcaccatccagGACCTCCTTTCagtctttgttcatttttgtggCTGCAGAGTTCAGGAGCCGTTCTTCCACATGAATCGTGGTGGAAGTGCTGTTTAGAGCCTTTACCTGAAAGAACAGGGTAAAGTACAAAGTAGATTTGCTGACTGCAGGAAAATAATGCCTCCATCTGATCTGCTGTCATATGTGACATTATTAGAGTCCTGAAACTGATGCATCACAGTGTAAGCAGCATTTTGCTGTTCCAGCTGGTCTGGGTGCAGCTGATTTGATCTGCTTCATGTACAGTTAGATATCCAGTGGTTTGCAGAGGCTCCCAGATGAATGTGAGGGGCTGTGTGTGAGATGTTTAAtggcagagaagaaaaacagtccTGATGCCAACATTTCTCTTCATCTTTTGCACATTTCTATAATCTCTGTCAATCATTTGGgaactttaaatgtttcagcgTCGATTTCTTCAAATGAAGCTAAATTTCTGAGTTTGATCTGCTAACAAATCATTTCCATCTGAAATGTGTCACAGATGATTTTTGTCACAACAAATCAAACAGGCTGGAagcttttcatcttttttaatATGACTTCATATGGAAAGTGTTTCATAGCTGCAGCTGTGAGCTTAATATAGTGCAGCACAAACTCTCATATTTACTTGTGAAGGAGCAGAAAACAGAATACTGCAGTATCTGAAATATGAAGCAAAGTATTGATTGCATCCTTTGCAGCGCTGCCCGTGACTTTGTCAGCTGCTGCTCCGTGTTAATGATCAGCCTCAGTACTGAGAGGAAACTGTTGGCTGTGCTTCTGTCAGCTTGTTGCTCAGTGATGtcttgttttccattttccttcTTCCTCAAACGTCTCTTCCTTTAACCCTTTGCTTCTGTTTGCTGCTCCAAACACCAAATGATGCACATGCTGCACCTCTGATGGTTTGTCAGAGAGCGCAACAATTTTTCTCACACAGAAGATTTTACAGTTGGACATAAAGTTGAAATGCATCATGTGTGTCTCATCATCGGCTGCCTTATCTGTATTTTGAAGATCAGTGTTTCCTGTATTGTTTCAAATTGAAGGGCCGTGTTTGAAAGAGTTGATAGTTGTGACTGtcatcagctgtgtttgtgaCTCCAAAGCAATACACACTCACCTTAAGTTACTGCTGCACTGTAACACGCACTGTGTGTGcgcgtttgtgtgcatgcagtcATCAGTCCTCTGTCACTGTGTTCACAATCACTTTTTTCCTCTAAAGTCTTCATTCTGCTTTTTCCAGCTTTCCCAGTTTGTGACTGTAAGGATGGAAATAAACACAGATGGAAACACTGAGTCTGAGTGTCTGACTGCTGGTTAGTCACTGTAGAAACAAATATGCTGCAGAAAACTGCCGCCTGCAACAGTTTATGGATCATTTATTTTGCTTGTTCTGTTCTTGTCTCCATAAGGAGCTCATTTCCTAACTTAAAGGGAGTTTGTGGATTCCCAGATGCTGAATATCAAACAAGTCTCTACTTTAACTCCCTTCAAACCTTTCAGACTGTCTCTCCTCCCGATCCACAATCAATAAGTCGTCCTTGAAGTCGGGCCCGTCCCTCCATCAGCTCCTTTGAGGACAACAATGTACAGATTGTGATTGGTTCATTCCCAGAGTATGGAAGGAATTACAATGACAACATTCCTAAATATTGTGATGACCCTCTCTGCCCCGCCTTCCtttcttcctgtctgtgtgGCTCCTTTTCCTGCTGCTACTGAAGGAGGCGTGGCCTGTTCCCAATCAGCAGCAGTGGCAGCTCTTGGGACCAGTGGCTATAAAAGCCCAAGAGCTCATTTGCTGTGTGGCTCTCCTCTCTGAGGCACTCTtgaagtttttttatttgtgctttgctttcttttcttgcaCGATGCAACATTGTGTGCATCTCCCTTGTTGTCATGGTCGTGTGACCTGGTTAGTGACAAGCTGGGGCTCATCTCTCCATCTGTCACAGGGTCACAGGGTCAATCCAACAGGGTCACACCtcccaaaatgtgttttcattcattagAACTTCATTAACTTTGCTGATCGTTCTGAAACAGATCAATAACTTAAACTCCCTGGGTGTTGTGTGTCAGATATCACAGCAAGTTTAACCTGATCAGACGTGTTACTGCCTGCTGTAAACAGAACACACCCTACGTCTCATAAAGAGCCCTTTGTGACTCTGTCAGGAGATTTCTTTAGTACCTCCCTTCACAGATCTGTCTGTATAAGGATGGGTCTAAACAACATGGTGTAAATGCAGTTGTTGGTGAGCCTCATTTCCTGTAGGAGGCGAACAGGAGCAGAGATCTGTTTCCCTTCAGAGCACAGAGGCTGTTTCTGTTCAGAGAAAGTGAAACTATCAGACagtcacagagagagggagaaatggCGTCACAAGGAATGGACCAAACAAGATTCTGCTGTTCgatctgtttggatctactgaaggatccggtgactattccctgtggacacagctactgcatgaactgtattaaaggctgctgggatgaagaggaggagaagaagatctacagctgccctcagtgcagacagaccTTCACACCGAGGCCTGTCCTGGTGAAAAACACCATGTTAGCAGATTTAgtggagcagctgaagaagactggactccaagctgctcctgctgatcactgctatgctggacctgaagatgtggcctgtgatgtctgcactgggagaaaaatgaaggcagtGAAGTCCTGTTTGGTCTGTCTGGCATCTTACTGTGAGGAACACCTTCAGCCTCATTATGATTCTCCTACATTcaagaaacacaagctggtggagccctccaagaagctccaggagaacatctgctctcgtcatgatgaggtgatgaagatgttctgccgtactgatcagcagagtatctgttatctctgctCTGTGGATGAACATAAAGGCCACGACACagtctcagctgcagcagaaaggactgagaggcagagagagctcGAGGTGAGTcgactaaacatccagcagagaatccaggacagagagaaagatgtgaagctgcttcaacaggaggtggaggccatcaatCAGTCTGCTCATAAAACAGTGGAGCACAGTGAGAagatcttcactgagctgatccgtgtgatccagaaaagaagctctgatgtgaagcagcagatcagatcccagcaggaaactgaagtgagtcgagtcaaagagcttcaggagaagctggagcaggagatcactgagctgaagaggaaagatgctgagctgaagcagctctcacacacagaggatcacatccagtttctacacaactacccctcactgtcagcactcagtgagtctacacactcatccagcatcaatatCCGTCCTCTGAGCtactttgaggatgtgacagcagctgtgtcagagctcagagagaaactacaggacatcctgagagaggaacggacaaacatctcactgacagtcactgaagtggagccagagccaaagaccagagctggattcttaaaatattcacaggaaatcacactggatccaaacacagcacacacactgctgttatTATCAGAGGGGAACAGAAAAGTAACATTAATGAATCAACATCAGTCTTattctgatcatccagacagattcactGCATTGTCTCAGGTCCTGAgcagagagagtctgactggacgttgttactgggaggtggagtggagagggaGAGTTTATGTAGCAGTCGCATACAAGAATATCAGCAGAGCAGGGTGGGGGGATGAATGTTGTTTTGGACATAATGACAAATCTTGGGCATTATATTGTGAGAAcaagaaattttcattttcgCACAACAACATCCAAACTCCTGTCTCAGGTCCTCGGTcctccagagtaggagtgtacctggatcacagagcaggtattctgtccttctacagcgtctctgaaaccatgactctgctccacagagtccagaccacattcactcagccgctCTATGCTGGACTTTGGCTTTGGTACAATGAAGCCTCTGCTGAGTTGATTAAGCTGAAATAGACTGAAGTCTTTCATATGGTTGTGGGTTTAAATCTGTATCtcagtttttcttcctcttcatggGCCTTAACAGAGAAATCAGCAGACCTTCCTTTATCACACAGATTTTGTTCTCATCACTTTGTACATTTGTACAGAAATctataattacatttacatttatctgTTTGGCAGATTTTCTTTCAGAATCCAGAAACAAGAATCTATAATCATGATTTTAATGATTACGAGGAATTCGATCGTTGATTGTGTTGAATTTTTAATGTGTGAACAAACTGAAGGTTATTCTAATAAATCAAAGTTTGAACAAagtcttttcttctgtcttcattCCAGGATCTCACTcagatctgaaaatgtgaaactAATCTGAGAGAATAACTGAAGCAGTTTTCCTCCTGAAACACcacaaaggtcagagttcatgtttaGAGCAGAACAACATTAATCAGACAGTCTGTGACCTTTCAAAAAATTCATTCAAACAGCTTCATTAGAGAGAATTGACTCaagttttctttcacttttttaaatccACTCACCCAATAAAGaagttttgttacacaaactggaaaaaatgtCAATAATTTAACAGGTTATTTTGGATTTgaaggattttttaaaataaatattttgaaaaataaaatcaccaaCATACAAACAGTTATTAATATACATTTGAACAGATAAGGATAACATCAGCCAGGAGGTTACAAATAAATCTATCAAATAAGGAACAGAAATGATGAGTTTTAATATCTTTCTTATGAAGTGAATCAGAAATGCTTTCGATGTCCTGTTCAGTTTCctttgaaatgttaaaaaagagGGATTCCAATGACTAAATTTAGCTTTATGTGTGTGATATTTCCCTAAAATTATTATCAGATTTATAACATaaagttctttttgtttgtgactTTTGACATTGTGGAAACCAAACAGCACATCGCTCCAAACTCCAGAAAAATCAATCTTCATTTGAACATAACGGGTTACTTCTGACCAGAAGGGGGCAGTAGAGTGACAGTGTCAGGATACCAGAGGGAACAGCATCCATTACATCAGCAAATCCTTTTAGGATAACAGGAATGTCTGAAGAcactcagcatcatttagaagATTTCCATTTTCATTTAGTGACTGTGATACTAAAATTATCTGATTATCAAACcacacattaaaacataatgatttatttttgtgtctaaTCTGCTGATTGTTCCAGATGAAGCATCTATGTGGAGAGAAGTTATGTTTATAAATTCCTGACCACACCAACAATTTTTAAATGGACAAATTAtcatataaaatacatttagacCTTTTATGTATTCTGAAAGCTTAATTGAACATGGGTGGTTTATCACTGTggctaaaaacacatttaacacattcacacctgcacGACCTGCTGCAGTGTGATACTGTAATTATGTGGTAATAACTCATAACAAGTGGGTCTGTACCTGCAGAACTGATAGTTTTGTACATGATCCACTTTCTGAAACAGGGTAAAACCAGAAATCAGGGGAACACATGAAGAAACATTGAAATATCATATCATGAGATAACGTTAAGCCTGAGCAGTATAGCCTCACTGCGGAGTttgcaaacaaaataaagttcAACTTGCCAGAGCTGCAGAGCGCTTTGCTTTACATTAAGTGGCACCAGACTCAGTATGACTAAAGCCAAGTCTTCCAGTCACCTCCTGGCTGCTTCTACTTGACTTGCATGTTTAAAAGGCGCTGGCACTTTGACAAAAGCGTGCCCTCAACAATTACCATCAAATGACCTCGGAGCAAagctttcagctctgcagctggggaggaggaggaggctgtggTCACAGTGGGCAGCTTCCAGGTGTGAAGTGCAGGTTAGAGTGAATAAGaaagcttggctgaaaatgGGCAAAGATGCACTGCAGATCCTTTGTGGAGTAATTACTGATAAATAATTCAGGGTAAATAATTGAAACGTCAATTTAATTTTCATCCAGTTAAAGCCTGAAGCACTTACACCGGCTAAGAGCTATAAGGCGGATCAGGACGTCATGAACGGCAGCTCTGCCCAGGCTATCAAACCGTGCCAGACTCCTCTGACAGGTGGGCGCATATGTGACTCCTCTGCAGAGCCCCGACCATCacaggtgtgtttgttttctgccaGACCGCTGCCCTGCAGGACGGAGCTCTAATTGTAGCCTCGAGCTTGACTCGGTGCCAGCTGAGATAGTGGAGGGTCACGTGGGTCAATGAGGCTGGTGTggctgctgacacacacacacacacacacacacacacacacacacacacacacacacacacacacacacacacacacacacacacacacacacacacacacactctctctctctgttttcccaTGCTGCTAAGCTCTTCTGGAGTTCTTTGGGGCCCTGCTGTCACTGATCTGGAATcttaaaaaaacactgcatcccCTTCACTGTTACACAGATGACTTGCAGGTCTATCTGCCACTGAAACCAAATTCTTTGAGTCCATTGAAGGCCTTACTGGATTGTGTGGAAGAAGTTAAATCATGGATGGCtctaaactttttttaatttgaatgagCAGCAAACCGAGGTCATTATGTTTGGTACGCCTGACCTCTATGATCTCTGCCCCTTaaagatatataaatatatatatataaaaagatattttcttttttttttttttttttttttaacctgaaagagttattaaattgttatttatttgtgttttaatgtacagcactttgtgtcagctgtggttgttttaaagtgctttataaataaagatggtatggtaaaGATGGTATATAATAAATCCTCTGCAAGGAACCTGGGGCTGATCTTTGACACCAATCTTACTTTTCACAAACACATTAATACTGTCATCAAATCTAGCTTCTTCCATCCTGACAGTATTTAGAGTGTCACACTAAGCTGTGGCCAAAGCttagggaacacacacacatgcacacacaaatgctgtGTGTAGGCAGTGTAGATGATTGTGATCATGGCTGTTTAAAGAGGCCTGTCATTTGGTTTCAGCTGTGATAATGACACCCAGGTGCTTATTCTAATGAGgtgtgagtgtttttatttatgatgtATTTCCTGTTTGGTGAAAGGGGGCGTGGCAATCACGACATTTTTCAGCTAAAATGAAACGGCGCTGCCTTCActgttaaaaactgttaaacaATAATCAGATGCAGGATTGGAACAGTCCTCCAGAGCCATCATTCACTGACTTCAGCTCCAAACACTGATTCACACTAACACATTCaccctgctgtaaccaggtctctgtaaggcagaataaatgagCCTACCATAAATTCAGCTGAATGTTTGCAGTAAAATGCTGCACCAGatcatacagtaattacagtccTCAGTGGTAAACGGCTccttcttatatagcgcttttctagctgagcactcaaagtgctttatacaccatgttttgcattcagccattcatacaagcacttccttctccagctcagtgcttcctgtcttacatgcacacacattcatactccgacggctGCATCAGATAATTTGGCAGGCAGACTGAAGcatccaggaatcaaaccaccaaccttaagattagtagatgacctgcactaccacctgagacacagccacccCAACTTTTTTAGAGTGTAGGaatgtcattatttttagtttcctCGTGTGCTTACTGCATATCATTAGTtgtatttaaagcaaacatgtcaTCCATCTGCCCGTTTGCTTCGACTTTCTTCCAGGGTCGTAGggcggctggagcctatcccagcagccAGGGCGAGGGGCGGGGGGGtgcaccttggacaggtcaccagtgtgtGACAGGGCTGAGAGAGCCCTGGTCTATgtgaaccattcacactcacattcacacctacggccaactTAGAATCATcattaacctgaccccactgATGTTTTGGTATATTGGCTTTCTGGGCCAAAGGTAACCACAAGTTTTATGCAGctttcatgtttgtgtgctaAACATTTAGGCTAATCTTGCACAGAGACTgtaagcaaaaagaaataagtgaacatccacaaacagaatTCATTTTAGATGGGAAatgattgcctttttttttattattttcaaattgaGAGTATCCAATtaaatcaagttaaaaaaaaaaaaggagggagagagaagagagaaaaaaagaaacccccaacaatcccctgtgagcaagcactcggcgacagtggggaggaaaaactccctttaagcaggaagaaacctccggcagaaccaggctcagggaggggcagccatctgccgggACTGGTTGGGGGGgtgaaaggaaaagaataaggagggagagagaagaaagggatAGAGAGGATGGCTGGAGGAAAGAAAGGTCCAGGAGATGGATGGAAGGTGGTGGCAGACGAGGCGAGCTTTGATTCagctgaagaagcagcagaggcGCTTGAAGcgctttttctttttgaggcAGCGCTCGTGCAGCTCTTTGTGCTGCAGGATGATGGTGTGCAGATCATTGAGAGTTGCTGCATTCTCAGCTTCAAGTGTTGTACACTTTATCTCAAGTTCTTTAACTCGCTGTAATTTTTGTGCTTCCTGCAGGTCCTCACATTGACTCTGCACTTGTTGAAGCCTGCACTGGATGTCTTTGCGCATTTTCTGTTGCTCTTCCTTCTCCTCGTGCAGTTCCATTATTTTGGATAGAGCATCTTTACACAGCTCTTCCAGTCCAGCATTTTTGCTCGCCACAGCTTCCACCCAGCtctgcatctctgaacacattcTCTCCAGATGGTCCTTCCACTGCTCCAGTGATTTGCATTTCTCCTC
This portion of the Archocentrus centrarchus isolate MPI-CPG fArcCen1 chromosome 17, fArcCen1, whole genome shotgun sequence genome encodes:
- the LOC115795347 gene encoding tripartite motif-containing protein 16-like isoform X2; protein product: MTQKGVQLDRETFSCSICLYLLKDPVTIPCGHSYCMNCIKGYWDIEEKICSCPQCRQTFTPRPVLVKNTMLADLVEELKKTGLQAAPADHCYAGPEDVACDVCTGRKMKAVKSCLVCLASYCEEHLQPHYDSPPLKKHKLVEPSTKLQENICSRHDEVMKMFCRTDQQSICYLCPVDEHKGHHTVSAAAERTERQRELEVSRLNIQQRIQDREKDVKLLQQEVEAINQSAHKTMEHSEKIFTELIHVIQKRSSDVKQQIRSQLETEVSRVKELQEKLEQEITELKRKDAELKQLSHTEDHIQFLHNYPSLSALSESTHSSSINIRPLRYFEDVTAAVSELREKLQDILREERTNISLTVTEVDVLLSPPEPKTRAGFLKYSQEITLDPNTAHTWLLLSEGRRKVTQMNQQQSYSDHPHRFTNRFQVLSRESLTGRCYWEVEWRGVYVAVAYKNISRAGNECCFGHNDKSWALKCHNNLFTFLYNKIRTPVSGPRSSRVGVYLDHRAGSHSDLKM
- the LOC115795347 gene encoding tripartite motif-containing protein 16-like isoform X1, producing the protein MTQKGVQLDRETFSCSICLYLLKDPVTIPCGHSYCMNCIKGYWDIEEKICSCPQCRQTFTPRPVLVKNTMLADLVEELKKTGLQAAPADHCYAGPEDVACDVCTGRKMKAVKSCLVCLASYCEEHLQPHYDSPPLKKHKLVEPSTKLQENICSRHDEVMKMFCRTDQQSICYLCPVDEHKGHHTVSAAAERTERQRELEVSRLNIQQRIQDREKDVKLLQQEVEAINQSAHKTMEHSEKIFTELIHVIQKRSSDVKQQIRSQLETEVSRVKELQEKLEQEITELKRKDAELKQLSHTEDHIQFLHNYPSLSALSESTHSSSINIRPLRYFEDVTAAVSELREKLQDILREERTNISLTVTEVDVLLSPPEPKTRAGFLKYSQEITLDPNTAHTWLLLSEGRRKVTQMNQQQSYSDHPHRFTNRFQVLSRESLTGRCYWEVEWRGVYVAVAYKNISRAGNECCFGHNDKSWALKCHNNLFTFLYNKIRTPVSGPRSSRVGVYLDHRAGILSFYSVSETMTLLHRVQTTFTQPLYAGLCLYYDFGNSAELIKLK